Proteins from a single region of Lelliottia sp. JS-SCA-14:
- a CDS encoding muconate cycloisomerase family protein, producing MSLTIESITCWLVDIPTIRPHKLSMATMGCQTLTIVRMECAQGVVGWGEATTIGGLSYGAESPEGIRSAIETYLAPLLCGQTFSGVAPLAGKMNASVKGNTFAKSALETAFLDALGKQLNVPVSSLLGGALTPRLPVLWTLASGDTHKDIDEGKRLLAEGRHNTFKLKIGAGELHSDIRHALAIKSALGDEVSIRVDVNQAWDLTSAIQGMTRLQEGGIDLVEQPIPLWDARGLITLSQRFTLPILADEVVATLHDGYALASGGFTGAYALKIAKAGGPAQALKLAHTAQAAGVALYGGTMLEGTLGTVASLHAWSTINMQWGTEMFGPLLLKDDIVANPLDFRDGQVTLPQGPGLGVEIDEDKLRYYARKERN from the coding sequence ATGAGCCTCACCATTGAATCCATCACCTGTTGGCTGGTGGATATCCCAACCATCCGCCCGCACAAGCTGTCGATGGCGACCATGGGCTGCCAGACCCTGACCATTGTGCGCATGGAATGCGCGCAGGGCGTGGTCGGCTGGGGCGAAGCCACCACTATCGGCGGGCTGAGCTATGGGGCGGAAAGCCCGGAAGGCATTCGCTCGGCGATTGAAACCTATCTCGCGCCGCTGCTGTGCGGCCAGACGTTTAGCGGCGTCGCACCGCTCGCCGGGAAGATGAACGCCAGCGTCAAGGGCAACACCTTTGCCAAATCTGCGCTGGAAACCGCGTTTCTCGATGCGCTCGGCAAACAGCTCAATGTGCCCGTCAGCAGCCTGCTCGGCGGGGCACTCACGCCACGTCTGCCGGTGCTCTGGACCCTGGCGAGCGGCGACACTCACAAAGACATCGACGAGGGCAAACGCCTGCTGGCGGAAGGGCGGCACAACACCTTCAAGCTGAAAATCGGCGCGGGGGAACTGCACAGCGATATCCGCCACGCCCTGGCGATCAAGTCGGCGCTGGGCGATGAGGTCAGCATTCGCGTGGATGTGAATCAGGCGTGGGATCTGACCAGCGCGATCCAGGGCATGACGCGGTTACAGGAGGGCGGAATCGACCTGGTCGAGCAGCCGATCCCACTCTGGGACGCGCGCGGTCTCATTACGCTGAGCCAGCGCTTTACCCTGCCAATCCTGGCGGACGAGGTGGTGGCAACCCTTCACGACGGCTATGCCCTGGCGAGCGGCGGCTTTACCGGGGCCTATGCCCTGAAAATCGCCAAAGCGGGCGGTCCGGCGCAGGCGCTGAAGCTGGCGCATACGGCGCAGGCCGCTGGCGTGGCGCTGTACGGCGGGACGATGCTGGAGGGGACGCTCGGCACGGTGGCCTCTCTTCACGCCTGGTCGACGATCAACATGCAGTGGGGCACCGAGATGTTCGGCCCGCTGCTGCTGAAAGACGACATCGTGGCAAACCCTCTCGATTTCCGCGACGGCCAGGTGACCCTACCGCAGGGGCCGGGCCTGGGCGTCGAGATCGACGAAGACAAACTGCGTTATTACGCCAGAAAAGAGAGGAACTGA
- the pcaD gene encoding 3-oxoadipate enol-lactonase encodes MEIEYRLDGPEDAPLLVLSNSLGTTWEMWQAQIPALTQHFRVLRYNTRGHGRSAVGQQPVTLERLGQDVIARLDHLDVERACFCGISLGGMTGMWLNRHAPERFQRIVVANTAARIGQEAGWRERAATVRAQGMNPVAESAADRWFTPAFRHSNPEVVYPLIEQLAATPAEGYAACCDALAMADLRDELTQMPLPMLVIAGESDTVTTSRDAEAIVVDAPHAHCLILPASHLSNVACAAAFNQHVITFLTAGAEHEPHH; translated from the coding sequence ATGGAGATTGAGTATCGGCTTGATGGCCCGGAGGACGCGCCGCTGCTGGTGCTGTCGAATTCGTTAGGCACTACCTGGGAGATGTGGCAGGCGCAAATCCCAGCGCTGACGCAACATTTTCGCGTGCTGCGCTACAACACGCGCGGACACGGGCGTTCAGCCGTCGGGCAACAGCCCGTCACCCTCGAGCGACTCGGGCAGGACGTGATTGCCCGGCTGGATCATCTCGACGTGGAGCGGGCCTGTTTTTGCGGGATCTCGCTTGGCGGGATGACCGGGATGTGGCTCAACCGCCACGCGCCGGAGCGATTTCAGCGAATTGTGGTGGCCAACACCGCCGCGCGAATTGGGCAGGAGGCGGGCTGGCGTGAGCGTGCCGCGACGGTGCGCGCGCAGGGCATGAACCCGGTTGCCGAGAGCGCCGCCGACCGCTGGTTTACGCCTGCGTTTCGCCACAGTAATCCGGAGGTGGTTTATCCGCTGATTGAGCAGCTCGCCGCGACGCCCGCCGAGGGCTACGCCGCCTGCTGCGACGCGCTGGCGATGGCCGATCTGCGAGATGAACTGACGCAAATGCCGCTCCCGATGCTGGTGATTGCCGGGGAAAGTGACACTGTCACCACCTCGCGAGACGCCGAAGCTATCGTGGTCGATGCCCCCCACGCGCACTGTCTGATTTTACCCGCCTCACACCTGTCGAATGTCGCCTGCGCGGCGGCGTTTAACCAGCATGTGATCACCTTTTTAACCGCAGGAGCCGAGCATGAGCCTCACCATTGA
- a CDS encoding 3-oxoacid CoA-transferase subunit B, with amino-acid sequence MNTLTHQQLAERIARDIPEGAYVNLGIGMPTQIANYLPADREIFLHSENGILGMGPAPAPGEEDAELINAGKQPVTLLAGGCYFHHGDSFTMMRGGHLDICVLGAYQVSARGDLANWSTGAPSAIPAVGGAMDLAIGAKKVFVMTEHLTKKGECKIVEQCTYPLTGMACIDRIYSDMAVMDITPQGVMVRELFGDITAEYLQSVTPVALTFALLTEDATA; translated from the coding sequence GTGAACACATTGACGCATCAACAGCTTGCCGAACGCATTGCGCGCGACATCCCCGAGGGGGCCTACGTTAATCTCGGCATCGGTATGCCGACCCAGATTGCCAACTATCTCCCGGCGGACCGCGAGATTTTCCTGCACAGCGAAAACGGCATTCTCGGCATGGGGCCAGCGCCTGCGCCGGGGGAGGAAGACGCTGAGCTGATTAACGCCGGTAAACAGCCGGTGACGTTGCTGGCGGGCGGCTGCTATTTCCACCACGGCGACTCCTTCACCATGATGCGCGGCGGGCACCTGGATATCTGTGTGCTCGGGGCCTACCAGGTCTCGGCGCGGGGCGATCTCGCCAACTGGAGCACCGGCGCGCCGTCCGCCATTCCTGCCGTTGGCGGGGCGATGGACCTGGCGATCGGGGCCAAAAAAGTGTTCGTGATGACCGAACATCTGACCAAAAAGGGCGAGTGCAAAATCGTCGAGCAATGCACCTATCCCCTGACCGGGATGGCCTGCATCGACCGCATCTACAGCGATATGGCGGTGATGGATATCACCCCGCAGGGCGTGATGGTGCGCGAGCTGTTTGGCGACATCACGGCGGAGTATTTGCAGTCCGTCACGCCGGTGGCGCTGACGTTCGCGCTGCTGACCGAAGACGCGACGGCGTAA
- a CDS encoding 3-oxoacid CoA-transferase subunit A yields the protein MIDKRIATLDGAVKDIFDGATVMVGGFGPAGQPSDLLDALIRRRPRELTLISNNAGNGDYGLAALLKAGCVKKVICSFPRQVDSWVFDDLYRRGEVELELVPQGNLAARIQAGGSGLGGIFTPTGYGTELAGGKETRHIDGKDYVFELPLKADFALIKALKADRWGNLVYDKTGRNFGPIMAAAASCTIAQVSECVALGELDPEAVVTPGIFVQRVIQVARTSLKEIA from the coding sequence ATGATTGATAAACGGATTGCCACGCTGGATGGCGCGGTGAAAGACATTTTTGACGGCGCGACGGTGATGGTTGGCGGCTTTGGCCCGGCGGGGCAACCGTCCGATCTGCTGGACGCCCTGATCCGCCGCCGCCCGCGCGAACTCACCCTCATCAGCAACAACGCTGGCAACGGCGACTACGGTCTGGCGGCGCTGCTGAAAGCCGGATGTGTGAAGAAGGTGATCTGCTCCTTCCCGCGTCAGGTGGATTCCTGGGTGTTTGACGATCTCTATCGTCGCGGCGAGGTCGAACTGGAGCTGGTGCCGCAGGGCAATCTCGCGGCGCGCATTCAGGCGGGCGGGTCGGGATTAGGCGGCATTTTTACGCCGACCGGTTACGGCACAGAGCTTGCCGGGGGTAAAGAGACGCGCCATATCGATGGCAAAGATTACGTCTTTGAACTGCCGCTGAAAGCCGATTTCGCGCTGATCAAAGCGCTGAAAGCCGACCGCTGGGGCAACCTGGTGTACGACAAAACCGGCCGCAACTTTGGCCCAATCATGGCCGCTGCGGCGAGCTGCACCATTGCACAGGTGAGCGAGTGTGTGGCCCTCGGCGAGCTGGACCCGGAAGCGGTGGTGACGCCGGGGATTTTCGTCCAGCGCGTCATTCAGGTTGCCCGCACATCACTCAAGGAGATCGCGTGA
- a CDS encoding MFS transporter yields the protein MRKLVIASVLGNALEWYDFFLYGTAAALVFGPLFFPVGGDPLQGTLLAFSGFAVGFLARPLGGIVFGHIGDRYSRKMTLIMTLTLMGATTFVIGLLPVYAQIGIWAPLSLIILRFLQGVASGGEWGGGVLMLSENAPASRRGYYTAWSQMGVSGGFVLSAFAFYLVQKLPESDFMSWGWRVPFLLSIVIFLVGVYIRKNIRESKAFTQAKPEDTHEKIPLLVIIREHPKALLQAIALRLPENGASYIFFTFSVVYAKHIGISTGEIISAVTLAMLVEFFSILFWGALSDRIGLKPVYYIGVIGLLVMAFPFFWLLATGTYGWIMLAMLLGLPFCHGAMIGTQPCIMSDLFPVRVRYSGLALGHEVGSIFSGGLGPMLAVALLMEFNASWPVSLLLMVYALLAWIALRSLPNHNKEAQE from the coding sequence ATGCGCAAGCTGGTGATCGCCTCGGTGCTGGGCAATGCGCTGGAGTGGTATGACTTTTTCCTGTACGGCACCGCGGCGGCGCTGGTGTTTGGCCCGCTGTTCTTCCCTGTAGGCGGCGATCCGCTCCAGGGCACGCTGCTGGCATTTTCCGGTTTCGCCGTGGGTTTCCTGGCCCGTCCGCTGGGTGGGATTGTCTTCGGGCATATCGGCGATCGTTACAGCCGCAAAATGACGCTGATCATGACCCTGACGCTGATGGGTGCCACCACTTTTGTAATTGGCCTCCTGCCGGTCTACGCGCAGATCGGCATCTGGGCACCGCTGTCGCTGATCATTCTGCGCTTCTTACAGGGCGTGGCCTCCGGCGGGGAGTGGGGCGGCGGGGTGCTGATGCTAAGTGAAAACGCGCCCGCGTCACGTCGCGGGTATTACACCGCCTGGAGCCAGATGGGGGTGTCTGGCGGGTTTGTCCTCTCGGCGTTTGCGTTCTACCTGGTGCAGAAACTGCCGGAATCAGACTTTATGAGCTGGGGCTGGCGCGTGCCGTTCCTGCTGAGCATCGTCATCTTTTTAGTCGGCGTTTACATCCGCAAAAACATCCGCGAGAGCAAGGCGTTTACTCAGGCCAAACCGGAAGACACGCACGAGAAAATCCCGCTGCTGGTGATTATCCGCGAACACCCGAAAGCGCTGCTGCAGGCGATTGCCCTGCGTCTGCCGGAGAACGGCGCGTCCTACATCTTCTTTACCTTCTCGGTGGTCTACGCCAAACACATCGGCATCAGCACCGGGGAGATCATCAGCGCCGTAACCCTGGCGATGCTGGTGGAGTTCTTCTCGATTCTGTTCTGGGGGGCGCTGTCGGATCGCATCGGCCTCAAGCCGGTCTACTACATCGGCGTGATTGGCCTGCTGGTGATGGCGTTCCCGTTCTTCTGGCTGCTCGCAACCGGGACGTACGGCTGGATCATGCTGGCGATGCTGCTCGGGCTGCCGTTCTGCCACGGGGCGATGATCGGCACCCAGCCCTGCATCATGAGCGATCTCTTCCCGGTGCGGGTGCGCTACTCCGGCCTGGCGCTGGGGCACGAAGTGGGATCGATCTTCTCCGGCGGTCTGGGACCAATGCTGGCGGTGGCGTTGCTGATGGAGTTTAACGCCTCGTGGCCGGTCTCCCTTCTGCTGATGGTTTACGCCCTGCTGGCGTGGATTGCCCTGCGCAGCCTGCCGAATCACAACAAAGAGGCTCAGGAATGA
- a CDS encoding flavin reductase — translation MTLQTEFRNAMAQLGSAVSVITTDGPAGKFGFTASAVCSVTDQPPTLLVCMNRNSYAHQHFKQNGTLCVNVLSGEHQDLSGVFANASLRSEERFLHDRWQVMSSGAPVLSSSVASFDCTIDTCHEVGSHSVFYCQVQAIRISEQPRGLVYFNRRYHTVGDDVQA, via the coding sequence ATGACACTGCAAACAGAATTTCGTAATGCGATGGCGCAGCTCGGCAGCGCGGTTTCGGTGATCACCACCGACGGCCCGGCGGGGAAATTTGGCTTTACCGCCTCGGCGGTCTGTAGCGTGACCGACCAGCCGCCAACGCTGCTGGTGTGCATGAACCGCAACTCCTACGCCCATCAGCACTTCAAACAGAACGGCACCCTGTGCGTCAACGTGCTCTCCGGGGAACATCAGGATCTCTCCGGTGTTTTTGCCAACGCCAGCCTGCGCTCTGAAGAGCGTTTTCTCCACGACCGCTGGCAGGTGATGAGCAGCGGCGCGCCGGTCCTAAGTTCAAGTGTCGCCAGCTTCGACTGCACCATCGACACCTGTCACGAAGTGGGCAGCCACAGCGTTTTCTACTGCCAGGTGCAGGCGATCCGCATCAGCGAGCAGCCGCGCGGGCTGGTCTACTTCAACCGCCGCTATCACACCGTCGGTGACGATGTGCAGGCGTAA
- a CDS encoding PDR/VanB family oxidoreductase encodes MLTLQVIRRELQGEVVLLTLAHVDGIPLPTFRAGAHIDLHLSADLIRPYSLCSDPKDAQHYQLGVLKVSRSTGGSLAAHALREGDEIQVSEPRNLFALDDAAAHSLLIGGGIGITPMLAMAAELHAAGRSFSLHYCARSRSQAAFIPQLENAPFAERVHLHFSDEQRLNLDAVLCDVPDNTHVYTCGPTRLMDAVTDRAKAQGYRQEQIHQECFSAEVQTGGKAFEVVAATSGISVKVLENQTIVEALAQAGLKVNVSCKQGICGSCLTDVLEGEPDHRDHYLTDEEKADGDQILLCCSRAKCARLVIDL; translated from the coding sequence ATGCTGACTTTACAGGTGATCCGCCGCGAGCTGCAGGGCGAGGTGGTCCTGCTGACCCTGGCGCATGTGGATGGCATTCCGCTCCCGACGTTTCGCGCCGGGGCGCATATCGACCTGCATCTGAGCGCCGATCTGATTCGTCCGTACTCTCTGTGCAGCGACCCTAAGGACGCGCAGCATTACCAGCTCGGCGTGCTGAAAGTCTCACGCTCAACGGGCGGATCGCTCGCCGCCCACGCCCTGCGCGAAGGGGATGAGATTCAGGTCAGCGAGCCGCGCAACCTGTTTGCGCTGGACGATGCGGCGGCCCACAGCCTGCTGATTGGCGGCGGGATTGGCATCACGCCGATGCTGGCGATGGCGGCGGAACTCCACGCCGCCGGGCGCAGTTTTTCGCTGCATTACTGTGCCCGGTCACGCTCGCAGGCGGCGTTCATTCCGCAGCTGGAAAACGCCCCCTTCGCGGAACGGGTACACCTGCACTTTAGCGACGAGCAGCGTCTGAATCTGGACGCGGTGCTGTGCGACGTGCCCGACAACACCCACGTCTACACCTGCGGTCCGACGCGGCTGATGGATGCGGTGACCGATCGGGCGAAAGCCCAGGGATACCGCCAGGAGCAAATCCATCAGGAGTGTTTCAGCGCGGAAGTGCAGACCGGCGGTAAGGCTTTTGAAGTGGTGGCCGCGACCAGCGGCATCAGCGTGAAAGTGCTGGAAAACCAGACCATCGTCGAGGCGCTGGCTCAGGCCGGGCTGAAAGTGAATGTGTCGTGCAAGCAGGGGATCTGCGGCAGTTGCCTGACGGACGTGCTGGAAGGCGAGCCGGATCACCGCGACCACTATCTGACCGACGAAGAGAAAGCCGACGGCGATCAGATCCTGCTCTGTTGTTCGCGGGCGAAGTGCGCCCGTCTCGTTATCGATTTGTAA
- a CDS encoding SDR family NAD(P)-dependent oxidoreductase yields MTQTALVTGAAAGLGNVIAAHLLEQGFQVVLTDVDAARARQAADALDHDNVLALGLDIRQPEDFTRALDATVARFGSLQVLVNNAALTLATPVMEIGVDEFDRVISTNLRGTFVGCQTLGRYFAAQHYGRIINLASLAGQNGGTASGAHYAASKGGILTLTKIFARELSKSGVTVNAIAPGPMDSPMVHALVPEEKMAGLLQMIPVGKLGEPEFIAQAVALLASPQASFVTGATWDINGGLFMR; encoded by the coding sequence ATGACGCAAACCGCATTAGTGACCGGCGCGGCCGCCGGTCTGGGCAATGTCATCGCCGCGCACCTGCTGGAGCAGGGGTTCCAGGTGGTGCTGACGGACGTCGACGCCGCGCGTGCCCGGCAGGCGGCGGACGCGCTCGACCACGATAACGTGCTGGCACTGGGGCTGGATATCCGCCAGCCGGAGGATTTTACCCGCGCGCTGGACGCCACCGTTGCCCGTTTCGGCAGCTTACAGGTGCTGGTGAACAACGCTGCCCTGACCCTCGCCACGCCGGTGATGGAGATTGGCGTCGACGAGTTTGACCGGGTGATCTCCACCAACCTGCGCGGCACTTTCGTTGGCTGCCAGACGCTGGGGCGCTATTTCGCCGCCCAACACTACGGCCGCATTATCAACCTCGCGTCGCTCGCCGGGCAGAACGGCGGCACGGCATCCGGTGCGCACTACGCGGCCTCGAAGGGCGGTATTTTGACGCTGACCAAAATCTTCGCCCGCGAGCTGAGCAAATCCGGCGTGACGGTCAATGCCATCGCGCCGGGCCCGATGGATTCGCCGATGGTTCACGCCCTGGTGCCGGAAGAGAAAATGGCCGGGCTGCTGCAGATGATCCCGGTCGGGAAACTCGGCGAGCCGGAGTTTATCGCCCAGGCCGTGGCATTGCTGGCTTCCCCACAGGCGTCGTTTGTCACCGGGGCGACCTGGGACATCAACGGCGGTCTGTTCATGCGCTAA
- a CDS encoding aromatic-ring-hydroxylating dioxygenase subunit beta, with protein sequence MTPESQLFAAVTLINLEGDLLDQGEFTAWLDLWQHDGLYVVPIDPNETDFKNTLNYACDDHHMREKRVHRLYSGESISTTPRARTLRTLSRFRLLEANDDLLVVRGAQSLWEHRKGHSRHYAADITWQLQREGDRLRIQQKVIRLVNSDDVLHSIGYIL encoded by the coding sequence ATGACGCCAGAATCTCAACTCTTTGCCGCCGTGACCCTGATTAACCTCGAGGGCGACCTGCTCGATCAGGGCGAATTCACCGCCTGGCTGGATCTGTGGCAGCACGACGGTCTGTACGTGGTGCCGATCGACCCGAACGAGACCGATTTCAAAAACACCCTGAACTACGCCTGCGACGATCACCACATGCGTGAAAAACGCGTGCATCGCCTCTACAGCGGGGAGTCGATCTCCACCACGCCGCGCGCCAGAACCCTGCGCACGCTGTCGCGTTTTCGTCTGCTGGAAGCGAATGACGATTTACTGGTGGTGCGCGGGGCGCAGTCCCTGTGGGAACACCGCAAGGGTCACAGCCGCCATTACGCGGCGGATATCACCTGGCAGCTGCAGCGCGAGGGCGACCGCCTGCGCATCCAGCAGAAGGTGATCCGCCTGGTCAACAGCGACGATGTGCTGCACAGCATCGGCTACATCCTGTGA
- a CDS encoding aromatic ring-hydroxylating dioxygenase subunit alpha codes for MNCDHLITIKNIDTTPHSLPTSAEIAGLVQSDRVHTSLYTSDSLFQLELDRIFSKTWVWVAHASEIPETGSFKTTELGTQPVIVVRDRKGTVHTLLNRCRHRAATVCEHRSGKTNSFVCPYHGWGYALDGSLRGVPHPESYADRLEKGELGLVSLRTEQYAGMIFATFNEQIEPLEDFLGAAKKWMDLFMKQGAGYPIKTGPAHRFRFPGNWKIQLENTTDGYHFPVVHRSFLSSVDKQTEEMLNFVDGSGYVEDLGNGHSVMVMIPELVDLEANLDAPIPERFEELAEALRADHDEQQVRRIVRAVGGSGFNLNIFPNIACSMAFFRVLQPVSVNETEIHHAVITMDGGPDIANQARLRLHEHFQGPMGFGTPDDSEAWERVQRGATAGDDLWIMLNRGLAGEYRTDDGLRSDVSAETGMRAAYQQWKKLMTESEQ; via the coding sequence ATGAATTGCGATCACCTGATCACCATTAAAAATATCGACACCACGCCGCACTCTCTGCCGACATCGGCAGAGATTGCCGGGCTGGTACAAAGCGACCGCGTCCACACCTCGCTTTATACCTCCGACAGCCTGTTCCAGCTCGAGCTGGATCGCATCTTCAGCAAGACCTGGGTGTGGGTGGCGCACGCCAGTGAAATCCCGGAGACCGGCAGCTTCAAAACCACCGAGCTGGGTACTCAGCCGGTGATCGTGGTACGCGATCGCAAAGGCACCGTCCACACGCTGCTCAACCGCTGCCGTCACCGCGCGGCGACCGTGTGCGAACACCGCAGCGGGAAAACCAACAGCTTCGTCTGCCCGTACCACGGCTGGGGCTATGCCCTGGACGGCAGCCTGCGCGGCGTGCCGCACCCGGAAAGCTACGCGGATCGGCTGGAAAAAGGCGAACTGGGGCTGGTTTCCCTGCGCACGGAACAGTACGCGGGGATGATTTTCGCCACCTTTAACGAGCAGATTGAACCCCTGGAAGATTTCCTCGGCGCGGCGAAAAAGTGGATGGATCTGTTTATGAAGCAGGGCGCGGGCTATCCGATCAAAACCGGCCCGGCGCACCGCTTCCGCTTCCCCGGCAACTGGAAAATCCAGCTCGAAAACACCACCGACGGCTACCACTTCCCGGTGGTGCACCGCTCATTCTTAAGCTCCGTCGATAAGCAGACCGAAGAGATGCTCAACTTCGTCGACGGCAGCGGCTACGTGGAAGATCTCGGCAATGGCCACAGCGTGATGGTGATGATCCCGGAATTAGTGGATCTCGAGGCCAATCTCGACGCACCGATCCCCGAGCGCTTTGAAGAACTGGCCGAGGCCCTGCGCGCCGACCACGACGAACAGCAGGTGCGTCGCATCGTGCGCGCCGTCGGCGGCTCCGGTTTTAACCTCAATATCTTCCCGAACATCGCCTGTTCGATGGCCTTCTTCCGCGTGCTCCAGCCGGTGTCGGTCAACGAAACCGAAATCCACCACGCGGTGATCACCATGGACGGCGGGCCAGACATCGCTAACCAGGCGCGCCTGCGTCTGCACGAACACTTCCAGGGGCCGATGGGCTTCGGCACGCCGGACGACTCGGAAGCCTGGGAGCGCGTACAGCGCGGCGCCACGGCGGGCGACGACCTGTGGATCATGCTCAATCGCGGGCTGGCGGGCGAGTACCGCACCGACGACGGGCTGCGCAGCGATGTCAGCGCCGAAACCGGAATGCGCGCCGCCTACCAGCAGTGGAAAAAACTGATGACGGAGAGCGAACAATGA
- a CDS encoding nuclear transport factor 2 family protein codes for MNAQDALRLQQLEDSQAARVCISDYMRLCDQLDSTDTVQAIGALFTADACWEGLGEPYATRLGKHLGREAIVTMMASYVRQPAHFALNAHFLCSEALGHTPDGELRGRWLMLQTSEFTAGGAHLNAAEICVTFVREANGMAMRHFTTRNLFSRPVDRWHAADELPVPDKKENVQENQT; via the coding sequence ATGAACGCACAGGATGCGCTGCGCTTACAGCAGCTCGAAGACAGCCAGGCGGCGCGGGTGTGCATCAGCGATTACATGCGCCTGTGCGACCAGCTCGACAGCACCGACACCGTGCAGGCGATTGGCGCGCTCTTTACCGCCGACGCCTGCTGGGAAGGGCTCGGCGAACCCTACGCTACCCGCCTCGGTAAACACCTGGGGCGCGAGGCGATAGTCACCATGATGGCAAGCTACGTACGACAGCCCGCGCACTTTGCCCTCAACGCGCATTTCCTGTGCTCGGAAGCGCTGGGCCATACGCCGGACGGCGAACTGCGCGGGCGCTGGCTGATGCTGCAAACCTCGGAATTTACCGCCGGGGGCGCGCACCTCAACGCGGCGGAAATCTGCGTCACCTTTGTGCGCGAGGCAAACGGCATGGCGATGCGCCACTTCACCACCCGCAACCTGTTCAGCCGACCGGTGGACCGCTGGCATGCGGCGGATGAATTACCTGTCCCTGATAAAAAAGAAAACGTGCAGGAGAACCAGACATGA
- a CDS encoding IacB protein, whose product MSQSTTLRVLFCIGVNQNFFDASPAEAKQVWGAFGVMMKGIEETPGIRVIGNMDDDQLMVGPSTTAPWTTYVLADAEKLENVAAVCNLFRTTPVGEGGSKLWKYCKIEARVGRELIIQG is encoded by the coding sequence ATGAGCCAGTCAACAACGTTACGTGTGCTGTTTTGCATCGGGGTAAATCAGAACTTTTTCGACGCCAGCCCGGCGGAAGCCAAACAGGTGTGGGGCGCTTTCGGCGTGATGATGAAAGGGATCGAAGAGACCCCAGGCATTCGCGTCATCGGCAACATGGATGACGACCAGCTGATGGTCGGCCCGTCCACCACCGCGCCCTGGACCACCTACGTGCTGGCGGACGCCGAGAAACTGGAGAACGTCGCCGCCGTCTGCAACCTGTTCCGCACCACGCCGGTGGGCGAGGGCGGCAGCAAACTGTGGAAGTACTGCAAAATCGAAGCCCGCGTGGGCCGCGAACTGATTATCCAGGGCTAA
- a CDS encoding acyl-CoA dehydrogenase family protein, with product MSAIPVREELVPLLSDVAARSREFEHQRHISDDIIARFRQVGVYRALVPKIYGGDECSPAQFCELVEQISTADGSAGWVASFGMSPFYLGALPPDTLQELYRDGPDVVFAGGIFPTQKATQADGGYRVSGRWSFASGSMGASVLGVGILPDADQALPRMAVLPRASVQIDPVWDTVGLAGTGSHDLVVNDVFVPHEWTFIRGGALNLEGPLYRYPVLSLATQVLSVVALGVARAALNEIYAIAHRQQSVTGAPRLADRQQAQMQIARCEAELRSARAWFYEAIDDAWQSLLVGDDASCEQINALRLSSTHVTRVAADVARQALALNGMGGVTLTSPLQRFVRDTMVITQHAFMGDLSYLNAGTVFFGGKPLPGYL from the coding sequence ATGTCTGCCATTCCTGTTCGTGAAGAACTTGTTCCGCTTCTGAGTGATGTCGCGGCTCGCAGCCGGGAGTTTGAGCATCAACGTCATATCTCTGACGACATCATCGCCCGTTTCAGACAGGTGGGCGTCTACCGCGCGCTGGTGCCGAAAATCTACGGCGGCGACGAATGCTCCCCGGCGCAGTTTTGCGAGCTGGTGGAGCAAATCTCCACTGCCGACGGCTCCGCAGGCTGGGTGGCGAGTTTTGGCATGAGCCCGTTTTACCTCGGCGCGCTGCCGCCTGACACCCTGCAGGAACTCTACCGCGACGGGCCGGACGTGGTCTTTGCGGGCGGCATCTTCCCGACGCAAAAAGCCACTCAGGCCGACGGCGGGTATCGCGTCAGCGGACGCTGGAGCTTTGCCAGTGGCAGCATGGGCGCCTCGGTGCTGGGCGTCGGGATTTTGCCGGACGCCGATCAGGCCCTGCCGCGCATGGCGGTTCTGCCGCGGGCCAGCGTGCAGATCGATCCCGTCTGGGACACGGTCGGCCTCGCCGGAACCGGCAGCCACGATCTGGTGGTCAACGATGTTTTCGTCCCGCACGAGTGGACCTTTATTCGCGGCGGGGCGCTGAATCTTGAGGGGCCGCTGTACCGCTATCCGGTGCTGTCGCTTGCGACCCAGGTGCTCTCCGTGGTGGCACTCGGGGTGGCCCGCGCGGCGCTCAACGAAATCTATGCCATCGCCCATCGTCAGCAGTCGGTAACCGGCGCGCCGCGTCTGGCCGACCGCCAGCAGGCACAGATGCAAATTGCCCGCTGCGAAGCCGAACTGCGCTCCGCCCGCGCCTGGTTCTACGAAGCCATCGACGACGCCTGGCAAAGCCTGCTGGTCGGGGACGACGCAAGCTGCGAGCAGATTAATGCGCTCAGACTTTCATCGACCCACGTCACCCGCGTCGCCGCCGACGTGGCCCGCCAGGCGCTGGCGCTGAACGGCATGGGCGGCGTCACGCTCACCAGTCCGCTGCAGCGTTTTGTCCGCGACACTATGGTGATCACCCAGCACGCCTTTATGGGCGATCTCTCATACCTCAACGCCGGTACGGTCTTTTTCGGCGGCAAACCGCTGCCCGGTTACTTGTGA